The Solanum pennellii chromosome 11, SPENNV200 sequence gtgtgggtgccagtcgcggcccgttttgggtcgtgacattaagTCTAATTCCATAATAGGGAAGTGAACAATTGTTGATAACTATTTCAATTACGAGTATTTGTATTGACTTGTGCACCATATAATAGTAGATAAGGACTTTATTGAATAAGGCTTCAATCACCGTGATAGAATTAGGtagaatatattcattaccgatagattataaatttactattttatcttctttgtctATGTAACATAGTGAGTTAAGAATTCTATTCTTTAAAATCCTTTTTGGGTGGAATCTTCCCGAACATTTATgctgatttattattttatcactctAGTAGCTTGACATTATGAGTGATCTCATGTAATTGTGTACGTAcgtatttgtattaatatatattcaatatagaagacttggacttgggCTTGGAtcgaaacttaaaataaatatttcatctgtagataagaattttttttacagaCAAGAGTAACATTTATAGAAATAAGGGTCATATCATACACATATATTTGTAATGCGATAAAAACTGTACAAAGTAGGTCAAAAATTAAAGAGACCAAAACAGAAGACGGCGATGATGATCGTTTTTGAGAAATCTCTTCACAATATCTAGTCATGGTTGCAAAATAGTATTCGTCCATGCTTCGTCAATATCTTCTTTGAAAACGTCCGTAGCAACAATATGATGCACCGACCACATTTTCTCGCTTATTAATCGTTTAATCTTGTCAAGTTGGTTACAAATTAACATACGAGTATTACGCTGGATTCATGAAATTGATGTTTGAAGAATCATCTGCTTTGATTCATCATCTCCGTCTATATTTGTTTCTTCCCTTAAATATATGTCCATTTCAGAGACACCGATGGACCGTCGGATTCCTTTGGTGGAATCTGCATTTGGAATGAAAATATGTCGCACCTTATCCACTAGCCCTACatgcaacacaaatttaaagaagagttttatttagtagaacatatatttgataacaaaaagtattattaaaaaaattatataagaaaagtttttagCTAGTTGCATGATAGTATAACtttattgatacataaaataattacaaaaattacctGCTTTCACCATTTGATCAACCCTCATGTCAACTTTACGGTTCAAGACTGATTTCTCAACATCAATCCAAATAAAGCAACTATCACacttatatttgaacatgaacaCAGGATCTTCCACAAGTTTCTCAATATACGAATTTGACCCTCCATCAATAATTGGAACACGTTGAGTCttcaatatttttctatatagaCGACAGCTTGTAAACAAAATTCTTCAGCTGTGAAGTCTGAATCTGGTTCAATTTCACCTAAGGAAATGTGATCAAATGAACTTTCTccgaattgaaaaaaataattttttaatagtaaagtatattttcactagaatctataattactactataaaattatctaggtagtcatttgatataagtattcttgagaataaacatatatacctaACAAATAGTGTCGTACACCTTGTTACTCAGTGTGGTGATCTTGCTTGTAACAATTTCAAGTCCCTTGTATACTTGTATTTTATCCGAGTTGATTATTTCTCCTCGAAAATGGGTGGCAAGGTCAACAGAGAGACGGGATTTTCCCGTTCCTGTGGCCCCCATTATGAAGATCACTTTCTTCTTGTTAAACTCTCCATTGTTGATGAAAGTATTCATTTTATctacaccaaaaaaaataataattagtttataatagTGAATTCATAAAGTCAGACAATAAAAAATCTTGTAAATATAAAGCTAGTAAGTAGAAACCTTGCTTGACTTGGAATATAccatctaaaaatataaaattttcttggtGGTggatgttaaaaaaaaattactttcagCTTTTATTGTAAAATCTTTTTGTGGACTTATTAATTGAcatattaatttcataattactgatatattttaggataagaatgacttttaaaagtttatagatatgtcaactagaattttggtaattattattaaatatattttaggataaagtTATTAGTGTACGTTAGATCACATAGAGCTAggcttttatagtaaaaatgtgattttttatagacttattaattagtaaaccaaattaaatatatataaattcatatcttttagaataagaatagttcattaaaaatttagagatatgtcaccttaaattttggcgattaagcttaaattattttaggatgaCGTTTCTAGATGAATATTGTTATGAGATCACAAGTAGTTACAAAAGGATCGTACaaagaattcaataatatttctgACGAAATAtattgtaatgacccggaaggtcatttttattaaattttgattattcttttagcttgagttaattaattaatgagtaattgtagataattgacttaattgataattaatgggctaaagtgataatttatttaacacCTTATAATATTTGAtccatatttatcaaaaataaaaaactagggtttgtcacatataatacataattattttaatcagataaaataaagaaaaagagagaagggaAGAAAACTTACCTGACCAGACGAAAGGCACGAGGAGAAacaaaagagaaagaacaatACCATAATGAGGTAAATTAACTAGGAACAAGTCTTTTTATGGTGTATATTGATTGAgtgatattaatattaatatatagttAGAGAATGAAAGTGCAAGATtaagtttttttgaaaattgtattgCTTTAATGTATCGATTTTTCTTAttgtataaaagaaaatgttgGTGGCCAATGATTGAACGAAGAAATAGCTAATGATTGTTTGATAATGCAGAATGGTTAAATTTATATAgattcatattattataatatattattataccgATTAAGGTTACATAAAAGTGGAATTGAAATGAGGTTTAGGGTTATCTGCCACTGCTGCGGCAGTGGCTTATAATTCTTaagattattaattattttccaattatcaatcaaattttgatatattaatgtaggtaattaaatattaagagtattgtattatatgatatcattaaatttataatatttgtctAATTAGAACTTAaccctagacttgaaatttggaGACTATGAGAAATGGGTATGTAATTGGTATTAAGGGTAGAagtttgattataaatttggaatGAGTTTTTGGTTCTAAACTAGACACATAGTTATATGAGtgtttttaatttcaaaatcttAGTGTGATtacttatttgaatagattgctttcAGTTGGAAGTTCAACGAAAAGGGAAGGATCGATCAAGTCCCGGAGTTATTGTTctactatttgaggcaagtgaatttctaatctcttgttaagtgtatggaatgcgtgtatttccttgtggtatatgtttgggagtaatgggacttggtgatgggttgacttccgcattgattaattctaatgatgaagacaaagggtaataaaaggcaatgtCAATAATGGattgtgtgtgatgtgttgataatattgaatgatttgaaaggcttgttgaatcattgttgatgttgtaaattgtgcaatgttatgaaaatggtgatatcctctttatttgtgtgaacatgtcatttacATTATTTTGACACATGGTTGTgaaaagtgttatgtgcattgagaaaggatgagaacttaaagaggatgtaccatttcgaggNNNNNNNNNNNNNNNNNNNNNNNNNNNNNNNNNNNNNNNNNNNNNNNNNNNNNNNNNNNNNNNNNNNNNNNNNNNNNNNNNNNNNNNNNNNNNNNNNNNNNNNNNNNNNNNNNNNNNNNNNNNNNNNNNNNNNNNNNNNNNNNNNNNNNNNNNNNNNNNNNNNNNNNNNNNNNNNNNNNNNNNNNNNNNNNNNNNNNNNNNNNNNNNNNNNNNNNNNNNNNNNNNNNNNNNNNNNNNNNNNNNNNNNNNNNNNNNNNNNNNNNNNNNNNNNNNNNNNNNNNNNNNNNNNNNNNNNNNNNNNNNNNNNNNNNNNNNNNNNNNNNNNNNNNNNNNNNNNNNNNNNNNNNNNNNNNNNNNNNNNNNNNNNNNNNNNNNNNNNNNNNNNNNNNNNNNNNNNNNNNNNNNNNNNNNNNNNNNNNNNNNNNNNNNNNNNNNNNNNNNNNNNNNNNNNNNNNNNNNNNNNNNNNNNNNNNNNNNNNNNNNNNNNNNNNNNNNNNNNNNNNNNNNNNNNNNNNNNNNNNNNNNNNNNNNNNNNNNNNNNNNNNNNNNNNNNNNNNNNNNNNNNNNNNNNNNNNNNNNNNNNNNNNNNNNNNNNNNNNNNNNNNNNNNNNNNNNNNNNNNNNNNNNNNNNNNNNNNNNNNNNNNNNNNNNNNNNNNNNNNNNNNNNNNNNNNNNNNNNNNNNNNNNNNNNNNNNNNNNNNNNNNNNNNNNNNNNNNNNNNNNNNNNNNNNNNNNNNNNNNNNNNNNNNNNNNNNNNNNNNNNNNNNNNNNNNNNNNNNNNNNNNNNNNNNNNNNNNNNNNNNNNNNNNNNNNNNNNNNNNNNNNNNNNNNNNNNNNNNNNNNNNNNNNNNNNNNNNNNNNNNNNNNNNNNNNNNNNNNNNNNNNNNNNNNNNNNNNNNNNNNNNNNNNNNNNNNNNNNNNNNNNNNNNNNNNNNNNNNNNNNNNNNNNNNNNNNNNNNNNNNNNNNNNNNNNNNNNNNNNNNNNNNNNNNNNNNNNNNNNNNNNNNNNNNNNNNNNNNNNNNNNNNNNNNNNNNNNNNNNNNNNNNNNNNNNNNNNNNNNNNNNNNNNNNNNNNNNNNNNNNNNNNNNNNNNNNNNNNNNNNNNNNNNNNNNNNNNNNNNNNNNNNNNNNNNNNNNNNNNNNNNNNNNNNNNNNNNNNNNNNNNNNNNNNNNNNNNNNNNNNNNNNNNNNNNNNNNNNNNNNNNNNNNNNNNNNNNNNNNNNNNNNNNNNNNNNNNNNNNNNNNNNNNNNNNNNNNNNNNNNNNNNNNNNNNNNNNNNNNNNNNNNNNNNNNNNNNNNNNNNNNNNNNNNNNNNNNNNNNNNNNNNNNNNNNNNNNNNNNNNNNNNNNNNNNNNNNNNNNNNNNNNNNNNNNNNNNNNNNNNNNNNNNNNNNNNNNNNNNNNNNNNNNNNNNNNNNNNNNNNNNNNNNNNNNNNNNNNNNNNNNNNNNNNNNNNNNNNNNNNNNNNNNNNNNNNNNNNNNNNNNNNNNNNNNNNNNNNNNNNNNNNNNNNNNNNNNNNNNNNNNNNNNNNNNNNNNNNNNNNNNNNNNNNNNNNNNNNNNNNNNNNNNNNNNNNNNNNNNNNNNNNNNNNNNNNNNNNNNNNNNNNNNNNNNNNNNNNNNNNNNNNNNNNNNNNNNNNNNNNNNNNNNNNNNNNNNNNNNNNNNNNNNNNNNNNNNNNNNNNNNNNNNNNNNNNNNNNNNNNNNNNNNNNNNNNNNNNNNNNNNNNNNNNNNNNNNNNNNNNNNNNNNNNNNNNNNNNNNNNNNNNNNNNNNNNNNNNNNNNNNNNNNNNNNNNNNNNNNNNNNNNNNNNNNNNNNNNNNNNNNNNNNNNNNNNNNNNNNNNNNNNNNNNNNNNNNNNNNNNNNNNNNNNNNNNNNNNNNNNNNNNNNNNNNNNNNNNNNNNNNNNNNNNNNNNNNNNNNNNNNNNNNNNNNNNNNNNNNNNNNNNNNNNNNNNNNNNNNNNNNNNNNNNNNNNNNNNNNNNNNNNNNNNNNNNNNNNNNNNNNNNNNNNNNNNNNNNNNNNNNNNNNNNNNNNNNNNNNNNNNNNNNNNNNNNNNNNNNNNNNNNNNNNNNNNNNNNNNNNNNNNNNNNNNNNNNNNNNNNNNNNNNNNNNNNNNNNNNNNNNNNNNNNNNNNNNNNNNNNNNNNNNNNNNNNNNNNNNNNNNNNNNNNNNNNNNNNNNNNNNNNNNNNNNNNNNNNNNNNNNNNNNNNNNNNNNNNNNNNNNNNNNNNNNNNNNNNNNNNNNNNNNNNNNNNNNNNNNNNNNNNNNNNNNNNNNNNNNNNNNNNNNNNNNNNNNNNNNNNNNNNNNNNNNNNNNNNNNNNNNNNNNNNNNNNNNNNNNNNNNNNNNNNNNNNNNNNNNNNNNNNNNNNNNNNNNNNNNNNNNNNNNNNNNNNNNNNNNNNNNNNNNNNNNNNNNNNNNNNNNNNNNNNNNNNNNNNNNNNNNNNNNNNNNNNNNNNNNNNNNNNNNNNNNNNNNNNNNNNNNNNNNNNNNNNNNNNNNNNNNNNNNNNNNNNNNNNNNNNNNNNNNNNNNNNNNNNNNNNNNNNNNNNNNNNNNNNNNNNNNNNNNNNNNNNNNNNNNNNNNNNNNNNNNNNNNNNNNNNNNNNNNNNNNNNNNNNNNNNNNNNNNNNNNNNNNNNNNNNNNNNNNNNNNNNNNNNNNNNNNNNNNNNNNNNNNNNNNNNNNNNNNNNNNNNNNNNNNNNNNNNNNNNNNNNNNNNNNNNNNNNNNNNNNNNNNNNNNNNNNNNNNNNNNNNNNNNNNNNNNNNNNNNNNNNNNNNNNNNNNNNNNNNNNNNNNNNNNNNNNNNNNNNNNNNNNNNNNNNNNNNNNNNNNNNNNNNNNNNNNNNNNNNNNNNNNNNNNNNNNNNNNNNNNNNNNNNNNNNNNNNNNNNNNNNNNNNNNNNNNNNNNNNNNNNNNNNNNGGATGTAGTTTAGCTTTTAGAAAGAAGTGAGAGCAtgaatattttctcttattacAAGGGCTAAAGAGGTATCTTAACAGGAATTGAGAATTGGGTTCAAAGATGTGTGATTTAATCCGTTTTGCTTTGGTTATGGTAatagtttcatgagttcattagATTGGTTACAAATTATTGGATAACACTTGAGAAAGCAATGTACATATGTTCAACTCGAGTATGATTTATAAATTCTCttgtgattttgagtttgataaCGAGTATGGTTGAATTTTTAGTGGAGCATATCATAAGATCGATAGAGAGACAACcaatgataagctaagataCGTGAATTCATAGGGGAAAAGAATATTTCAAGGTATGAgttaatgttgatagataaaagAATTGGGTTACATAGTTGggttcaaatttcaagtttttcatggtGAGTTTAGGTTTTTGGTAGTGTGCTTTGTCGAAGTATGAATAAGTAAGGTAAGAATTAATCGATTGCATCAGTTATTGAGAATTTAAAAGTCCATGTACAAGGTTTGGATCGTAGAGTTTGtcacttttgattgttaaaggcCTAAGAAAGTATTTCTCTCAAGGAGTTGGTTTACAGTATATGGGATGTTGATCAAATGATAAGATTGATATGCAAGTCAGTGAAAGAACAATATGGTGTATTGAAGAGTTTAAGGTATAAAATTTGCGTCATGGGATGAATATAAGAGAtgtgaaggaataagacctGTAATTAGACTCTTGGTTTGAAGTTAAAGGATGTAAGGGTTTTCATATATAAGTTATAATATGACTATGGATGTGAACTGGTTCAGTATGGAGTCACTAGGAATTTATCaacaatttttatgaatattgggtttttgatttgggTGAAAAAAATGTGAGGTCTGTAAGATTATGTGTTGTTATGTGGGGCTAAATTATTTAGTGGTAGATGAATTTTTATGGATATGCGACAGTATGGACCTATAATATTACAGAGTTATCGTGAATTTTGAGGAGATTGAAActactatttttttataacataacTTGTTATGATGTTTCACATAGGCATTTGATGGTGAGTAGGAATTTTGTGCATACTATATAGAATTATTGTGATGACCAACAATTTCTTTGAGTTTTGGCATGAGAGAGGTACATGATGGTTTGAATGGTAGTTGCGAAATAGTATTTGAAAGTTTGCGTGAAGTTGACATTTAgtgtgattcaattattttatctcGATGATAAAGTACTTTTAGATTTGAAATTACTGTTATGAGCCTTGGGTGTGAGCTGTATTtgtcatgaaatgcttaaatgGAAAGAGATAAAGccatagttcaaaatttttagaGGCAATAATGTGTTTGCTAAGAAGACTTTAATACTAGTGATggtttgagagtaaggtaaGTGACTGGTGTGGTTAGAATGTTTGTTATCGTACTGAGAAAGTCGAGGAAGTTTGATAAATCGAGTATGTGTGAGATTGTAATGGGGATCAGACTGGTTGAATTAGATGgccaaacaaataaaattgagaGATGTACTCAGATGAATGGAAATATTTGATATGGACATTATGGAAGAAGTGTTTAGTATAATTCAACCTTGCTATTGTATATTCTAATGTAACCACCTTCTTGGTATTGGACACTATTTGGAGTATGATTCCCTACTTATATTACGCGTGTTTTCACATCTATGGGTGAAttcttagtggtggatcggatgtACCGATCCTCTTATGTCTTTTTGATAGGTTAGGATCCTTGGGTCTTGGTAATTTCAGTTATGATGGATTGGTGTCGTTAGGAATAGTTAAAGTATACCAATAGTTCTACACACAACGTTGTTTATGAGAACTTACTTAAGAGTTATGACGAGTTACAATTGTCTAAGAATATTATTAGAGGTTCTACATTTCGAAATGTATCGCTTGTTGGGTGCTTACTTAATCATTTTCTCCCTTGATGAGTAACTGATgtctaaaaaaataacaacatatttttataGTTAAAGCTTGTGGAAAAATTATGATGGGGGGAGATAATCTTGATAAGATCTATGATAGCTGTGCAATATGAGTATGTGATGGTTAGTTCAGGTTTACTTCTGATTGTAGCCGGTATAGATTCAGAATGTTATCTTGGTAATATGAGAAAAGATTCATCCTAATGGGTGTGTTGTGCTCTAGAGAATTTTGGTTCGATTGGATTATTGGGTTAGTTTGTAACTTGGTAATATTATATGCAAAAGTTTGATTTGAAAGTTCAATTTCTAGTAGTTGCCTTTCATGAAATGGTCTTAAGGATGAGCTCACTTGGAGAGATAAACAATAATGGAAATTATATCTCAAGCTTGGTAACATAGGTTATTCGTTCTTCTTTCaccttatgttcgaggacgaacatgatttttagtggtggataatgtaatgacccggaaggtcatttttattaaattttgattattcttttagcttgagttaattaattaatgagtaattgtagataattgacttaattgataattaatgggctaaagtgataatttatttaacacCTTATAATATTTGAtccatatttatcaaaaataaaatactagggtttgtcacatataatacataattattttaatcagataaaataaagaaaaagagagaagggaCAAAAACTTACCTGACCAGACGAAAGGCACGAGgagaaataaaagagaaagaacaatACCATAATGAGGTAAATTAACTAGGAACAAGTCTTTTTATGGTGTATACTGATTGAgtgatattaatattaatatatagttaaagaatgaaagtgcaaaattaagtttttttgCAAATTGTATTGCTTTAATGTATCGATTTTTCTTAttgtataaaagaaaatgttgGTGGCCAATGATTGAACGAAGAAATAGCTAATGATTGTTTGATAATGCAGAATGGTTAAATTTATATAgattcatattattataatatattattataacgATTAAGGTTACATAAAAGTGGAATTGAAATGAGGTTTAGGGTTATCTGCCACTGCTGCGGCAGTGGCTTATAATTCTtaagattattatttattttccaattatcaatcaaattttgatatattaatgtaggtaattaaatattaagagtattatattatatgatatcattaaatttataatatttgtctAATTAGAACTTAaccctagacttgaaatttggaGACTATGAGAAATGGGTATGTAATTGGTATTAAGGTTAGAagtttgattataaatttggaatGAGTTTTTGGTTCTAAACTAGACACATAGTTATATGCGtgtttttaatttcaaaatcttAGTGTGATtacttatttgaatagattgctttgagttggaagttcaacgaAAAGGGAAGGATCGATCAAGTCCCGGAGTTATTGTTctactatttgaggcaagtgaatttctaaactcttgttaagtgtatggaatgcgtgtatttccttgtggtatatgtggtatatgtttgggagtaatgggacttggtAATGGGTTGACTTCcgcattgattaattctaatgatgaaaacaaagggtaataaaaggcaatgtCAATAATGGattgtgtgtgatgtgttgataataTCGAATGATttgaaaggcttgttgaatcattgttgatgttgtaaattgtgcaatgttatgaaaatggtgatatcctctttatttgtgtgaacatgtcatttacATAATTTTGACACATGGTTGTgaaaagtgttatgtgcattgagaaaggatgagaacttaaagaggatgtaccatttcgaggtacgtatcgcgcgccgcgatggatactataattcgagggacgtatcacgcgccgcgatggttagtaatatcgagggtcgtgtcgtgcgccgcgacagatgcatggacagatatgtcccccatgggtcccggactgagagacagcgagtgtgtatcactaggtcagacatgcatcattatacttgacattgcattccattgcattgcacatacttatcattagtgaacttgatattgtgttttgctgatcttctggTTGCCTTTCTGttgaacttgtgattgatcaatattgagcttgttattgcggatatgtaatttgttgaagtattgttgttgaggatatgtaatttgtgaaagtgttgttgttgaggatatgtaatttatctaagtgttgttgttgagctacgtgctacgtgctatttcatccccttagcttgtgtttagaggtttacttgctgag is a genomic window containing:
- the LOC114073888 gene encoding adenylate isopentenyltransferase 5, chloroplastic-like produces the protein MGATGTGKSRLSVDLATHFRGEIINSDKIQVYKGLEIVTSKITTLSNKVKILKTQRVPIIDGGSNSYIEKLVEDPVFMFKYKCDSCFIWIDVEKSVLNRKVDMRVDQMVKAGLVDKVRHIFIPNADSTKGIRRSIGVSEMDIYLREETNIDGDDESKQMILQTSIS